A part of Candida albicans SC5314 chromosome 2, complete sequence genomic DNA contains:
- the RIM2 gene encoding Rim2p (Putative mitochondrial carrier protein; induced by alpha pheromone in SpiderM medium; Spider biofilm induced), translating to MTEEEKKRLQVLERDAETAYPFLASDEKSSTFKTAEDLESGINPLVSIATTNESQQKLDNVSSISTTTNEKPKPKPKPWVHFVAGGIGGTVGAVVTCPLDVVKTRLQSDVYHSMYNKIPKSGNPIIQAWQHLSETGSVLRGMYINEGASSLFKGLGPNLVGVIPARSINFFTYGATKEFLLGNFSPTNSIQGPRQEETWIHLVSGINAGFVTSTATNPIWLIKTRLQLDKSKGKNYKNSWDCFKHIIKHEGFTSLYRGLSASYLGGIESTIQWVLYEQMRMFINKRSLQIHGNDPSNKTTKDHILEWSARSGAAGLAKFMASLITYPHEVVRTRLRQAPLESTGKPKYTGLIQCFKLVIKEEGFGSMYGGLTPHLLRTVPNSIIMFGTWELVVRLLSEW from the coding sequence ATGACAGAAGAGGAAAAGAAACGTCTACAAGTATTGGAAAGAGATGCCGAAACTGCTTATCCATTTTTAGCATCAGATGAAAAATCCTCAACTTTTAAAACTGCTGAAGATCTTGAAAGTGGCATCAATCCACTTGTTTCCATTGCAACTACTAATGAATCACAACAAAAACTAGATAATGTGAGTAGTATCAGCACCACTACCAATGAGAAACCAAAACCTAAACCTAAACCATGGGTACATTTTGTTGCTGGAGGTATTGGTGGTACCGTTGGTGCTGTAGTGACATGTCCATTAGATGTTGTCAAGACAAGATTACAATCAGATGTGTATCATTCAATGTATAACAAGATTCCTAAATCGGGAAATCCTATAATTCAAGCATGGCAACATTTAAGTGAAACTGGATCAGTATTAAGAGGAATGTATATTAATGAAGGtgcatcatcattattcaAAGGATTAGGACCAAATTTAGTTGGTGTGATACCGGCAAgatcaataaattttttcacttATGGTGCTacaaaagaatttttacTTGGGAATTTTTCGCCAACAAATAGCATTCAAGGTCCAAGACAAGAAGAAACTTGGATACATTTAGTATCAGGGATAAATGCTGGATTTGTAACGTCAACGGCAACAAATCCAATTTGGTTAATTAAAACAAGATTACAATTGGATAAATCAAAAGggaaaaattataaaaattcTTGGGATTGTTTTAAACATATAATTAAACATGAAGGTTTCACTAGTTTATATCGTGGATTGAGTGCTTCTTATTTAGGTGGGATTGAATCTACTATTCAATGGGTATTATATGAACAAATGAGAATGTTTATTAATAAACGATCATTACAAATCCATGGTAATGATCCATCTAATAAAACAACTAAAGATCATATACTAGAATGGTCAGCAAGATCGGGTGCTGCTGGTTTAGCCAAATTTATGGCATCTTTAATCACTTATCCTCATGAAGTGGTAAGAACAAGATTAAGACAAGCACCTTTAGAATCCACTGGTAAACCAAAATATACTGGATTGATTCAATGCTTTAAATTGGTtattaaagaagaaggatTTGGTAGTATGTATGGTGGATTAACTCCTCATTTATTAAGAACTGTACCTAATTCTATAATTATGTTTGGAACTTGGGAATTGGTGGTAAGATTATTATCTGAATGGTAA
- a CDS encoding uncharacterized protein (Ortholog of C. dubliniensis CD36 : Cd36_19120, C. parapsilosis CDC317 : CPAR2_103880, Candida tenuis NRRL Y-1498 : CANTEDRAFT_115581 and Debaryomyces hansenii CBS767 : DEHA2F08426g): MIRGNWSLADEFKKNEKKQISKIQQRQRDNHKLEKLKAIDPIHLYYKIDRLDQTPNKSEKDNSYLNKLKEDWDFIIKHNLHSSKLKPFLENQQKKQQQKLRQQTKLWGQKSIYFNPELNPLGKVPELENLPYKLKDSIENLTVPLKGKQINYSPDPIIKELQIKCPPGQPPRFYKLIQNTSKKNKHNSKSNNTEVLPESETIVNNNSSEENDSPHEEEEEEEEEGGPDFKRYKHS, from the coding sequence ATGATAAGAGGAAATTGGAGTTTAGCTGatgaattcaaaaaaaatgaaaagaaacaaatttcaaaaattcaGCAACGTCAACGAGATAATCataaacttgaaaaattgaaagctATAGATCCCattcatttatattataaaattgatcGTCTTGATCAAACCCCCAATAAATCAGAAAAAGATAATTcatatttaaataaattgaaagaagatTGGGATTTTATAATAAAACATAATTTACATTCTTCTAAATTAAAACCATTTTTagaaaatcaacaaaagaaacagCAACAGAAACTAAGGCAACAAACTAAATTATGGGGTCAAAAatctatttattttaatCCTGAATTGAATCCATTAGGTAAAGTTCCTGAATTAGAAAATCTTCCatataaattgaaagattctattgaaaatttaacAGTTCCTTTAAAGGggaaacaaataaattattcaCCAGATCCCATTATTAAGGAATTACAAATAAAATGTCCTCCAGGCCAACCACCAAGgttttataaattgattcaaaataCATCGAAGAAAAATAAGCATAATctgaaatcaaacaatacTGAAGTATTGCCCGAATCAGAAACTAttgtcaacaacaatagttcagaagaaaatgattcACCACAtgaagaggaagaggaagaggaagaagaaggaggACCAGATTTTAAAAGATATAAACATAGCTGA
- the MED8 gene encoding Med8p (Ortholog(s) have RNA polymerase II core promoter proximal region sequence-specific DNA binding, RNA polymerase II transcription corepressor activity, TBP-class protein binding, structural molecule activity), whose protein sequence is MSQTPFNPNSPSVPTTTSLPSTDFSQIPYDVLESIRNRLNQIRQSLTKLADQINNHNRHPQKIKLPSYSYFQNQFQVLITQLMSITNQLYNNEDLLRNTNVYPTPIFPTSAHENMLTTLLRKKVAPEVDEWINGAKLIMENETKNKLDNQQVEIDILKIDQWVQWCLAKIQDLRDEFQFYGFHTVEELDHMETPQGKQEIKEKKDKEFEREQIELKITAGGQKSLHPNQVLKFMCQGQI, encoded by the coding sequence ATGAGTCAAACACCATTTAACCCTAATTCACCATCAgttccaacaacaacatcattaCCTTCGACAGATTTTAGTCAAATTCCTTATGATGTATTAGAATCAATTAGAAATCgattaaatcaaattcgTCAATCATTAACTAAATTAGCtgatcaaataaataatcataatCGACATCctcaaaaaataaaattaccTTCATATCtgtattttcaaaatcaatttcaagtATTAATTACTCAATTAATGTCAATAactaatcaattatataataatgaagatcTTTTACGTAATACTAATGTTTATCCAACACCAATTTTCCCAACTTCGGCTCATGAAAATATGTTGACAACATTATTAAGGAAAAAAGTTGCTCCTGAAGTTGATGAATGGATAAATGGAGCTAAATTAATAATGGAAaatgaaaccaaaaataagTTGGATAATCAAcaagttgaaattgatatattAAAAATCGATCAATGGGTACAATGGTGTCTTGCCAAAATTCAAGATTTACGTGatgaatttcaattttatggATTTCATACAGTAGAAGAATTAGATCATATGGAAACTCCTCAAGggaaacaagaaattaaagagaaaaaggataaagaatttgaacgggaacaaattgaattgaaaataactGCTGGTGGTCAAAAAAGTTTACATCCAAATCAagtattgaaatttatgTGTCAAGGACAgatatga
- the GDT1 gene encoding putative ribosome biosynthesis protein (Predicted Golgi Ca2+/H+ exchanger, involved in regulation of calcium homeostasis) yields the protein MKVSKFLFTLTLLSSSCLAIIENIDGSIEDTDSLLTKTVDKSSHKLGVQPLEDEDNHPTPKHAKQPLDPYKNGGKLGHESSSSSSLSSSSSNQDQELPDTSYNAFIMSISMIIVSEIGDKTFLIAALMAMRNSRIVVFSAAFSSLVVMTVLSGIVGHALPTLISQRLTQFLASALFIIFGVKLLREGLAMSKDVGVDEEMAEVEEEIAMSKLNTQMNDIEGGGVSNTEGVTNSSISNNNTPVYAEIGNQIQNLATFVFTPVWIQVFVMTFLGEWGDRSQIATIAMAAGSEYWFVIFGAIIGHGLCTAAACIGGKYLAKKISMRNVTIGGAIAFFIFSILYFYDAYYGIES from the coding sequence ATGAAGGTGtctaaatttttattcACCTTAACTTTATTATCTTCCAGTTGTCTAGCcatcattgaaaatattgatggTTCAATAGAAGATACTGATTCATTACTCACAAAAACCGTTGACAAATCAAGTCATAAACTAGGTGTTCAACCActagaagatgaagataatcATCCAACACCAAAACATGCTAAACAACCATTAGATCCATATAAAAACGGTGGTAAACTTGGTCATGagtcatcgtcatcatcatcattatcatcatcatcatctaatCAAGATCAAGAACTCCCAGATACTTCATATAACGCGTTTATTATGTCAATTTCCATGATTATTGTTTCTGAAATTGGTGATAAAACATTTTTAATTGCTGCATTAATGGCCATGAGAAATTCCCGAATTGTGGTATTTTCAGCAGCATTTTCTTCGTTGGTCGTAATGACAGTATTATCAGGAATTGTTGGTCATGCATTACCTACATTAATTTCACAAAGATTAACACAATTTTTAGCATCAGcattgtttattatatttggAGTGAAATTATTAAGAGAAGGATTAGCTATGAGTAAAGatgttggtgttgatgaagaaatggcagaagttgaagaagaaattgccATGAGTAAATTAAATACTCAAATGAATGATATTGAAGGTGGTGGTGTATCTAATACCGAGGGAGTAACTAACTCTTctatttcaaataataatactccAGTTTATGCTGAAATTGGTAATCAGATTCAAAATTTGGCAACATTTGTATTTACACCAGTTTGGATTCAAGTATTTGTCATGACATTTTTAGGTGAATGGGGTGATAGATCACAAATTGCTACTATTGCTATGGCTGCTGGGTCCGAATATTGGtttgttatttttggtGCTATTATTGGTCACGGACTTTGTACTGCTGCTGCTTGTATTGGTGGTAAATATTTAGctaaaaaaatttccatGAGAAATGTTACCATTGGTGGAGCCATTgcattttttattttttcaattttgtatttttatgATGCTTATTATGGTATTGAAAGTTAA
- the NDH51 gene encoding Ndh51p (Nicotinamide adenine dinucleotide dehydrogenase complex I subunit of the mitochondrial electron transport chain; required for wild-type filamentous growth; alkaline repressed; Hap43-repressed; Spider biofilm repressed) — protein MLSNFKIKPRTLLRGLATAAADPAANPNRVHGGLKDQDRIFQNVYGTYGHDLKSAQKMGDWYKTKEIILKGDKWIIDEMKKSGLRGRGGAGFPSGLKWSFMNPPGWEKNVGPRYLVVNADEGEPGTCKDREIIRKDPHKLVEGCLLAGRAMNATAAYIYIRGEFYNETVVLQNAINEAYKAGLIGKNACGSGYDFDIYIHRGMGAYICGEETALIESIEGKAGKPRLKPPFPAGVGLFGRPTTVANVESVSVAPTILRRGGDWFASFGRERNAGTKLFCISGHVNEPCTVEEEMSIPLKELLEKHCGGIVGGWDNLLGVIPGGSSVPIMPKETCDNVLMDYDALRDVGSGLGTAAVIVMNKQTDIIRAIQRFSHFYKHESCGQCTPCREGTTWLQRMMDRFYTGQATEKEIDQIFELTKEIEGHTICALGDAAAWPVQGLIKSFRPVMVDRIKEFQQKHAGEHLEYGGWVDGGKVKNGVVIDNPLPSGHH, from the coding sequence ATGCTTAgcaattttaaaataaaaccaCGCACATTACTACGTGGATTAGCCACTGCTGCTGCTGACCCAGCTGCCAATCCTAATAGAGTACATGGTGGATTAAAAGATCAAGATCgtatatttcaaaatgttTATGGAACTTATGGTCATGATTTGAAATCTGCTCAAAAAATGGGTGATTGGTATAAAACTAAAGAAATTATATTAAAAGGAGATAAATGGATTATTGATGAGATGAAAAAATCCGGATTAAGAGGTCGTGGAGGTGCTGGTTTCCCCTCAGGTTTAAAATGGTCATTTATGAATCCGCCAGGTTGGGAAAAAAATGTTGGACCAAGATATTTGGTGGTTAATGCTGATGAAGGGGAACCAGGTACTTGTAAAGATAGAGAAATCATTAGAAAAGATCCTCATAAATTAGTTGAAGGTTGTTTATTAGCTGGTAGAGCTATGAATGCCACTGCTGcttatatttatattagaGGTGAATTTTATAATGAAACAGTTGTTTTACAAAATGCCATTAATGAAGCTTATAAAGCAGGATTGATAGGTAAAAATGCATGTGGATCAGGTtatgattttgatatttatattcatcGTGGTATGGGTGCCTATATTTGTGGTGAAGAAACCGCTTTGATTGAATCCATCGAAGGTAAAGCTGGTAAACCAAGATTGAAGCCACCTTTCCCAGCTGGTGTTGGTTTATTTGGTAGACCAACTACTGTTGCCAATGTTGAAAGTGTATCAGTTGCTCCTACTATTTTAAGAAGAGGTGGTGATTGGTTTGCTTCATTTGGTCGTGAAAGAAATGCCGGTACCAAATTGTTTTGTATTTCTGGACATGTTAATGAACCATGTActgttgaagaagaaatgtCGATCCCattgaaagaattgttaGAAAAACATTGTGGTGGTATTGTTGGTGGTTGGGATAATTTATTAGGAGTTATTCCTGGTGGATCCTCAGTGCCTATTATGCCTAAAGAAACATGTGACAATGTTTTAATGGATTATGATGCCTTGAGAGATGTTGGCTCCGGGTTAGGTACTGCTGCTGTTATTGTCatgaataaacaaacaGATATTATAAGGGCAATTCAAAGATTTTCTCATTTCTATAAACATGAATCTTGTGGTCAATGTACTCCATGTCGTGAAGGTACCACTTGGTTACAAAGAATGATGGATAGATTTTACACTGGTCAAGCCACTGAAAAggaaattgatcaaatttttgaattgactaaagaaattgaaggtCACACTATTTGCGCCTTGGGTGATGCTGCTGCTTGGCCAGTTCAAGgtttaatcaaatcatttaGACCAGTTATGGTAGATAGAATTAAAGAATTCCAACAAAAACACGCTGGTGAACACCTTGAATATGGTGGATGGGTTGATGGTGGTAAAGTAAAGAATGGTGTTGTTATTGACAATCCATTACCATCTGGCCATCATTAG
- the KTR2 gene encoding mannosyltransferase (Mannosyltransferase; transcription elevated in chk1, nik1, and sln1 homozygous null mutants; fungal-specific (no human or murine homolog); possibly an essential gene, disruptants not obtained by UAU1 method), which yields MRFWFAFRDSDRYVYYIIIDKLILFFFFRPLCFFLLSLIVCLLLFYVSFLTSNRLHSLWTITIPPRSPTMTSYSIAFISGVILSIYYYFVLNYFSELKFSEPPYQRYNPLAKDQPKLASNQYLDKIYPPENRKQIGKENATMVMLVRNIELEGALESMRSLEDRFNRDYKYPWVFLNDEPFTEEFMEKTTLMASGETFYELIPVEDWQPPIFINETKLQENLDNSKTNVIYGGVRSYRNMCHFNSGFFYKQKKLLNYDWYFRVEPNVEYMCDFQYDPFEFLRINNKIYGFIIAITEYENTIPNLWPTVESFMKKHPELLHPNNAIEFLTSKEISLNHYMDLIPSATDYNLCHFWSNFEIGNLNFFRNESYETFFQYLDHTGGFYYERWGDAPVHTIGLSLLADKDSIHHFEDIGYYHAPYLACPSADDVLASKRCVCVSRQSEDKINRTIDTNIYSCLPRWWKYGSGKRFLNQIDYKRD from the coding sequence ATGAGATTTTGGTTCGCATTTAGGGACTCAGATCGGTACGTATATTACATAATCATCGACAAgctaattcttttttttttttttcgccccctttgtttttttctactACTGttaattgtttgtttattgttgttctatgtttcatttttaacaTCTAACAGATTACATTCACTTTGGACTATTACCATCCCCCCCAGATCTCCAACAATGACTAGCTATTCGATTGCATTTATAAGTGGTGTTATACTATCTATTTACTACTACTTTGTTTTGAACTATTTTTCTGAGTTAAAGTTCAGCGAACCACCATATCAACGATATAATCCACTAGCGAAAGATCAACCTAAATTAGCTAGTAATCAATATTTAGACAAAATTTATCCACCAGAGAATAGGAAACAAATAGGGAAAGAAAATGCCACGATGGTAATGTTAGTGAGAAATATCGAATTAGAAGGAGCATTAGAATCAATGCGATCATTAGAAGATCGATTCAATCGAGATTATAAATACCCTTGGGTTTTCCTTAATGATGAACCATTTACTGAAGAATTTATGGAGAAAACCACATTAATGGCAAGTGGTGAAACTTTTTATGAATTAATCCCTGTTGAAGATTGGCAACCaccaatatttattaatgaaacaaaattacaagaaaatttaGATAATTCTAAAACTAATGTTATTTATGGTGGAGTTAGATCTTATCGTAATATGTGTCATTTCAATTCTGGGtttttttataaacaaaaaaaattattgaattatgaTTGGTATTTTCGAGTTGAACCAAATGTTGAATATATGTGTGATTTTCAATATGATccatttgaatttcttcgaattaataataaaatttatgGATTTATTATTGCCATTACTGAATATGAAAATACTATTCCTAATCTTTGGCCCACAGTAGAATCATTTATGAAAAAACATCCAGAATTACTTCATCCAAATAATGccattgaatttttaacaagtaaagaaatttctttaaatcattatatGGATTTAATTCCTTCAGCAACTGATTATAATCTTTGTCATTTTTGGTcgaattttgaaattggtaatttgaattttttccGTAATGAATCATATGAAActtttttccaatatttAGATCATACGGGTGGGTTTTATTATGAAAGATGGGGGGATGCTCCAGTTCATACCATTGGATTGAGTTTATTGGCTGATAAagattcaattcatcattttgAAGATATTGGATATTATCATGCACCGTATTTGGCATGTCCTCTGGCTGACGATGTTTTGGCTTCTAAAAGATGTGTTTGTGTTTCTCGACAATCAGAAGATAAAATAAATCGAACCATTGATACTAATATATATAGTTGTTTACCTCGATGGTGGAAATATGGTTCTGGTAAACGATTTcttaatcaaattgattataaacGAGATTAA
- a CDS encoding uncharacterized protein (Ortholog(s) have mRNA binding activity, role in nuclear division, rRNA processing, ribosomal large subunit biogenesis and mitotic spindle pole body, nuclear periphery, nucleolus, preribosome, large subunit precursor localization): MARGILKQQLKSHQLIDAIDKAKSKPTKKTPVTEKTVEEEKEIIEAAPVTTKVKSNKKSKKSNTKKDDDDYQSEVLSKKEQRRLKKLQTKQQEEEKEAEDNEEEEEEDDDDDEEELDLEKLAASESESDINDEEEEEDDDDDDEEEDDEVENNDEAEDDIPLSDVEVDSDADIVPHTKLTINNMAALRESLARIELPWSKHSFIEHQSITSVDKTESEIKDIYDDTERELAFYKQGLDAVKQSRKTLLKLKIPFSRPMDYFAEMVKSDEHMDKLKNKLLTEAANKKASEEAKRQRQLKKFGKQVQHATLQERAKQKKETLEKIKSLKKKRGANEISNDDDFQIALEEATENNQKYGHGGSGSGGDNKRRKPNSKRLAKDAKYGFGGKKRGKRENDAASSADISGFSTRKMKGKSTSRPGKSKRSRRH; this comes from the coding sequence ATGGCTAGAGGTatattgaaacaacaattgaaaagtCATCAATTAATAGATGCTATTGATAAggcaaaatcaaaaccaacCAAGAAAACCCCAGTAACAGAAAAAAcagtagaagaagaaaaagaaatcataGAAGCCGCTCCAGTGACTACCAAAGTGaaatcaaacaagaaatcgaaaaaatcaaataccaaaaaagatgatgatgattatcAAAGTGAAGTTTTATCTAAAAAGGAACAAAGAagattgaagaaattacaaactaaacaacaagaggaagaaaaagaagcaGAAGATAAcgaggaagaagaagaagaagatgatgatgatgacgaagaagaattggatttggaaaaattagCAGCTAGTGAAAGTGAAAGTGATATCAATGAtgaggaggaggaagaggatgatgacgacgacgatgaagaagaggaTGACGAAGTAGAAAATAACGATGAAGCAGAAGATGATATTCCATTATCTGatgttgaagttgattcCGATGCTGATATAGTTCCTCATACCAAATTAACCATTAATAATATGGCAGCATTAAGAGAATCATTAGCACGTATTGAATTACCTTGGTCAAAAcattcatttattgaaCATCAATCAATAACTAGTGTTGATAAAACTGAATCAGAAATCAAAGATATTTATGATGATACCGAAAGAGAATTGGCATTTTATAAGCAAGGTTTAGATGCTGTTAAACAATCACGTAAaacattattaaaattgaaaattccATTCTCTCGTCCCATGGATTATTTTGCTGAAATGGTTAAAAGTGATGAACATAtggataaattgaaaaataaattattaactGAAGCCGCCAATAAAAAGGCATCAGAAGAAGCTAAAAGACAAcgacaattgaaaaaatttggtaaaCAAGTTCAACATGCTACTTTACAAGAAAGAGCtaaacaaaagaaagaaactttagaaaaaattaaatcattgaaaaagaaaagaggtgctaatgaaattagtaatgatgatgatttccAAATTGCTTTAGAAGAAGCAACTGAAAATAACCAGAAATATGGCcatggtggtagtggtagtggtggtgataataaaagaagaaaaccaAATTCTAAAAGATTGGCTAAAGATGCTAAATATGGATTTGGTGGTAAAAAAAGAGGTAAAAGAGAAAATGATGCTGCTTCATCAGCTGATATTAGTGGATTTTCAACAAGAAAGATGAAAGGTAAATCAACTTCAAGACCTGGTAAAAGTAAACGTAGTAGAAGACATTAA
- the ERG20 gene encoding bifunctional (2E,6E)-farnesyl diphosphate synthase/dimethylallyltranstransferase (Putative farnesyl pyrophosphate synthetase involved in isoprenoid and sterol biosynthesis, based on similarity to S. cerevisiae Erg20p; likely to be essential for growth, based on an insertional mutagenesis strategy), giving the protein MSDKLAARERFLDVFEDLVEELKQILVSYNMPQEAIEWFVRSLNYNTPGGKLNRGLSVVDTFAILNNTTSDKLNDTEYKKVALLGWAIELLQAYFLVADDMMDQSKTRRGQPCWYLVEGVNNIAINDSFMLEGAIYILLKKHFRQDPYYVDLLDLFHEVTFQTELGQLLDLITADEEIVDLDKFSLEKHSFIVIFKTAYYSFYLPVALAMYMSGINDEKDLKQVRDILIPLGEYFQIQDDYLDCFGTPEQIGKIGTDIKDNKCSWVINQALLIATPEQRQLLDNNYGKKDDESEQKCKDLFKQLGIEKIYHDYEESIVAKLRKQIDQIDESRGLKKDVLTAFLGKVYKRSK; this is encoded by the coding sequence ATGTCTGATAAACTTGCTGCTAGAGAAAGATTTCTTGATGTTTTTGAAGATTtagttgaagaattgaaacaaattttagTTTCTTATAATATGCCTCAAGAAGCCATTGAATGGTTTGTTAGAAgtttaaattataatacTCCAGGAGGTAAATTAAATCGAGGATTATCTGTAGTTGATACATTTGCCATTTTGAATAATACTACTagtgataaattaaatgatacTGAATATAAAAAAGTTGCATTATTAGGTTGGGCCattgaattattacaaGCATATTTTTTAGTTGCTGATGATATGATGGATCAATCTAAAACTAGAAGAGGTCAACCATGTTGGTATTTAGTTGAAGGAGTTAACAACATTGCTATTAATGATTCATTTATGTTAGAAGGGGCCATTTATATCTTGTTGAAAAAACATTTCCGTCAAGATCCTTACtatgttgatttattagatttattTCATGAAGTCACTTTCCAAACTGAATTAGGtcaattattagatttaaTTACtgctgatgaagaaattgttgatttagataaattttctttggaaaaacattcatttattgttattttcaaaactgcttattattcattttatttacCCGTGGCATTAGCAATGTATATGAGTGGtattaatgatgaaaaagatttaaaaCAAGTTAGAGACATTTTGATTCCCTTGGGAGAATATTTCCAAATTCAAGATGATTATTTGGATTGTTTTGGTACTCCAGAACAAATTGGGAAAATCGGTACTGATATTAAAGATAATAAATGTTCTTGGGTTATTAATCAAGCTTTATTGATTGCTACCCCTGAACAACGtcaattattagataataattatggtaaaaaagatgatgaaTCAGAACAAAAATGTAAAGATttatttaaacaattgggtattgaaaaaatttatcatgattatgaagaatcaattgttgctaaattaagaaaacaaattgatcaaattgatgaatctAGAGGTTTAAAGAAAGATGTTTTAACTGCTTTCTTAGGTAAAGTTTATAAAAGATCTAAATAG
- the QCR8 gene encoding ubiquinol--cytochrome-c reductase subunit 8 (Putative ubiquinol cytochrome c reductase; macrophage and pseudohyphal-induced protein; colony morphology-related gene regulation by Ssn6; Hap43-repressed; Spider biofilm repressed) yields the protein MAGAPHPHTYMGWWGSLGSPKQKYITQYTISPYAAKPLKGAAYNAVFNTFRRTKNQFLYVAIPFVVVWSIWTRARDYNEYLYTKEGREELERVNV from the coding sequence ATGGCAGGTGCACCACATCCACATACTTATATGGGCTGGTGGGGTAGTTTAGGCTCCCCAAAGCAAAAATATATTACTCAATATACTATTTCTCCATATGCTGCTAAACCATTAAAGGGGGCTGCTTATAATGCTGTTTTCAATACTTTTAGAAGAACcaagaatcaatttctttatgtTGCCATTccatttgttgttgtttggaGTATTTGGACTAGAGCTAGAGATTATAATGAATACTTGTACACTAAAGAAGGTAgagaagaattggaaagaGTTAATGTTTAA